In Helianthus annuus cultivar XRQ/B chromosome 3, HanXRQr2.0-SUNRISE, whole genome shotgun sequence, a single window of DNA contains:
- the LOC110929058 gene encoding pentatricopeptide repeat-containing protein At5g09450, mitochondrial: protein MAAVRSIFTTLIRNQISTRTNGLLRHLSSSSELVYDESPVLVAGEESDGSGNGGDDLKTRIFRLRLPKRSATNVIEKWINEGNRISVHDLRSISKELRKSQRFKHALELSEWMVSHQEFELSDSDYAIRIDLLTKVFGIDAAERYFESLPLNAKTTESYTALLHSYAASKLTSKAEDLYERMKESNLPLTAITYNELMTLYMSVGEMEKVSYVVQELKSRNVTPDIYTFNLWVSSCASSLKIDEARNILDEMSAHEAGPSESWERYVKLVKIYLTSGQLVNSEVNAVVETEKGITQREWITYDFLIILHAALGNKNTLDQIWKSLRMTKQKMISRNYACILSAYLMLGHFGEVEEVINQWNTSATTDFDVSVCDRLVIAFREVGLVEKAEAFRVLLSEKKCNPQ, encoded by the exons ATGGCGGCTGTTCGTTCAATCTTCACTACACTCATCCG GAATCAAATCAGCACGAGAACTAACGGTTTACTGAGGCACTTATCTTCTTCATCGGAACTCGTTTACGATGAATCGCCGGTTTTGGTTGCCGGAGAAGAATCCGACGGCAGTGGCAACGGCGGAGATGATTTGAAGACCAGGATTTTCCGGCTGAGGCTGCCGAAGCGTAGCGCTACTAATGTTATTGAGAAGTGGATCAATGAAGGGAATCGGATTAGTGTTCATGATCTCCGGAGTATTTCGAAGGAGCTTCGGAAATCGCAACGGTTTAAGCATGCTCTTGAG TTATCTGAGTGGATGGTTTCACATCAGGAGTTTGAATTATCTGATTCAGACTATGCAATCCGTATCGATTTATTGACAAAAGTTTTCGGTATAGATGCTGCCGAACGTTATTTCGAGAGTTTACCTCTTAACGCTAAAACAACCGAATCGTACACTGCTCTTCTACACTCGTATGCTGCATCAAAACTAACTTCAAAAGCGGAAGACCTTTACGAAAGAATGAAAGAATCTAATCTTCCATTAACTGCCATAACATACAACGAGTTGATGACATTATACATGTCAGTCGGAGAGATGGAAAAGGTGTCTTATGTCGTTCAAGAACTTAAAAGCCGGAATGTTACTCCAGATATTTACACGTTTAACCTTTGGGTAAGTTCGTGCGCGTCATCTTTGAAGATTGACGAAGCACGAAACATTCTTGATGAGATGAGTGCTCATGAGGCCGGACCGAGTGAGAGCTGGGAAAGATACGTGAAGCTTGTGAAAATATATCTTACATCGGGTCAACTAGTCAACTCAGAAGTCAACGCTGTGGTGGAAACGGAAAAGGGTATTACCCAACGAGAATGGATAACGTATGATTTTCTTATTATTCTGCATGCTGCTTTGGGAAACAAGAATACCCTTGATCAAATATGGAAATCGTTAAGAATGACGAAACAAAAAATGATTAGTAGAAATTATGCTTGCATATTATCTGCATATTTGATGCTTGGGCATTTTGGTGAGGTTGAAGAAGTGATTAATCAATGGAATACGTCTGCAACAACCGATTTTGACGTCTCTGTATGTGATCGGCTTGTTATAGCATTTCGAGAAGTTGGGTTGGTTGAAAAGGCGGAAGCTTTTCGTGTGTTGCTGTCTGAAAAGAAGTGTAACCCGCAATGA